The Citrifermentans bemidjiense Bem genome window below encodes:
- a CDS encoding glycosyltransferase, whose translation MLGITIVTPSFNQAPFLEQCIDSILSQNYPDLEYIIMDGGSTDGSVDIIKKYERHLAYWQSCPDSGQYNAINEGFRQARNPIMGWLNSDDMLHKDGLSVVNEVFCRLPEVEFLTSKRIGFDVNGDLASYDYLSQTWCHDLLLSKELILKYSLFIMQEGTFWRRRLWEKVGGRLDTSWSLAADFELWLRMSRHAALHTVNALTGGFRCYSMEQRCNKNRDEYIEQCCQIIDREIALELPPATHRSTPPPLIDYPLREKPAHFEVLTKREHPRISIVTPSFNQKQYLEECIDSVLSQNYPNLEYIVMDGGSTDGSAEIIQKYARHLNYWQSRKDYGQYHAVNTGFLISTGEVMAWLNSDDKYHPGAFWLVSDAFDSLPELKWLTGSPTLWDKEGNASGFDSQPPSWCREKYLQGKVHSPFIQQESTFWRRSLWLEAGARLASDFPFAADMELWARFFRHAQLHTLHAPLGGFRSHPGEGQRSEVASQQYAQEAERIVARERAFFSANQTELQPPPPPLLVRDVVSCAGSRITEENFGFFSYSRSIHFPYFAGCDTELYGRVIDPRSCNLKTYQELLAYSFLRHNFPKGSRVLVIADHASPIVSATRRYYECWSVPAAPGAAPNPAVPCKDVAAQLGSFSAELPDAYFQLVIGSFALETGARSEGRWRDICRDIDRVLTPDGHALHCFDLKAGENGFESHPLLPFLFRHEAPCSRFVPFQQAALDPFVFFRSEEPASPGLEPVRWLSYNVLRPKGYAAYGVTNESPAPPSAEQHAAPSPAPERACDETAARAAAVAPQEPEPPRRLHIGGETPAVGWEILNIAAGPHVDHVGNANDLSRFTAATFQEIYASHILEHLDYQRELLSTLKEWHRVLKPFGTLYLSVPDLDVLARLLLDKERLNVDDRFAVMRIMFGGHMNQHDFHATGLNEDFLTYFLNEAGFLMPRRVERLEMFRDTSSMEFKGELISLNMVARKLPG comes from the coding sequence ATGCTCGGCATTACCATCGTCACCCCTTCGTTCAACCAGGCGCCGTTCCTAGAGCAGTGCATCGACTCCATTCTGAGCCAGAACTACCCCGACCTCGAATACATAATCATGGACGGAGGGAGCACCGACGGCTCCGTCGACATAATTAAAAAATACGAAAGGCACCTGGCCTACTGGCAAAGCTGCCCGGACAGCGGGCAGTACAACGCCATCAACGAGGGGTTCAGACAAGCTAGAAATCCGATCATGGGGTGGCTTAACTCCGACGACATGCTGCACAAAGACGGGTTGTCCGTGGTGAACGAGGTCTTCTGCAGGTTACCGGAAGTTGAGTTCCTGACCTCGAAGCGGATCGGCTTCGATGTGAACGGGGATCTCGCCTCCTACGACTACCTGAGCCAGACATGGTGCCACGATCTACTGCTGAGCAAGGAGCTGATCTTGAAGTACTCCCTGTTCATCATGCAAGAGGGGACCTTCTGGCGAAGACGCCTGTGGGAGAAGGTGGGAGGCAGACTCGACACCTCGTGGAGCCTCGCCGCGGACTTCGAGCTCTGGCTGCGCATGAGCCGGCACGCTGCGCTGCACACGGTCAACGCATTGACCGGGGGCTTCCGGTGCTACAGCATGGAGCAGCGCTGCAACAAAAATCGCGACGAATACATCGAGCAGTGCTGCCAGATCATCGACCGGGAGATCGCGTTGGAGCTCCCCCCTGCCACGCACCGGAGCACCCCACCGCCGCTGATCGACTATCCGCTTCGGGAGAAGCCCGCCCACTTCGAAGTACTCACCAAAAGAGAGCATCCCAGGATCTCAATCGTCACCCCCTCGTTCAACCAGAAGCAATACCTCGAAGAGTGCATCGACTCGGTGCTCTCCCAGAACTACCCCAACCTGGAATACATCGTCATGGACGGCGGGAGCACGGACGGCTCCGCCGAGATCATCCAAAAATACGCGAGGCACCTGAACTACTGGCAGAGCAGAAAAGACTACGGGCAGTACCATGCGGTAAACACCGGGTTTCTGATCTCCACGGGGGAGGTCATGGCGTGGCTCAACTCCGACGACAAGTACCACCCCGGGGCCTTCTGGCTCGTCTCCGACGCCTTCGATTCCCTCCCGGAGCTGAAATGGCTCACCGGCAGCCCCACCCTCTGGGACAAGGAGGGGAACGCCTCCGGCTTTGACTCGCAGCCCCCTAGTTGGTGCCGTGAGAAGTACCTGCAAGGAAAGGTTCATTCCCCCTTCATCCAGCAAGAATCGACCTTTTGGAGGCGTTCTCTGTGGCTGGAGGCGGGCGCGAGGCTCGCTTCCGACTTTCCCTTTGCCGCAGACATGGAGCTTTGGGCGCGTTTTTTCCGTCACGCGCAACTGCACACGCTGCACGCTCCGCTCGGAGGGTTCCGCAGCCATCCCGGCGAGGGGCAGAGGTCGGAGGTCGCGAGCCAGCAGTACGCCCAGGAGGCGGAGCGGATCGTGGCACGGGAGCGGGCCTTTTTCAGCGCCAACCAGACTGAGTTGCAGCCTCCCCCGCCCCCCCTGCTGGTAAGAGACGTGGTATCGTGCGCCGGCAGCCGCATCACCGAGGAAAACTTCGGATTCTTCAGCTACTCCCGCAGCATCCATTTCCCGTATTTCGCCGGCTGCGACACGGAGCTCTACGGCCGGGTCATCGATCCCCGCTCCTGCAACCTGAAGACGTACCAGGAACTGCTGGCCTACAGCTTCCTGAGACACAACTTCCCCAAAGGCTCGCGGGTACTGGTAATTGCCGACCACGCCTCGCCCATCGTCTCCGCAACACGCAGGTATTACGAATGCTGGAGCGTCCCCGCCGCCCCCGGGGCCGCGCCCAACCCCGCGGTACCATGCAAGGACGTTGCGGCGCAACTGGGGTCCTTCAGCGCCGAGTTGCCTGATGCTTATTTCCAACTGGTGATCGGCAGCTTCGCGCTGGAAACCGGGGCCCGGAGCGAAGGACGCTGGCGGGACATCTGCCGGGACATTGACCGGGTACTTACGCCCGATGGCCACGCCCTGCACTGCTTCGACCTCAAGGCCGGCGAGAACGGGTTCGAAAGCCATCCCCTGCTCCCGTTTCTGTTCCGGCACGAGGCTCCCTGCAGCAGGTTCGTCCCCTTCCAGCAGGCCGCCCTGGATCCCTTCGTTTTCTTCCGTAGCGAGGAGCCTGCAAGCCCGGGCCTGGAGCCGGTGAGGTGGCTTTCCTACAACGTGCTGCGGCCCAAGGGCTACGCAGCCTACGGCGTTACCAACGAATCCCCTGCTCCCCCTTCCGCGGAGCAGCATGCCGCGCCCTCCCCGGCACCGGAGAGGGCCTGTGACGAGACAGCGGCCCGCGCCGCGGCAGTGGCGCCGCAAGAGCCCGAACCGCCGCGCAGGTTGCATATCGGCGGCGAAACGCCTGCAGTAGGGTGGGAGATCCTGAACATCGCTGCAGGCCCCCACGTAGACCATGTCGGCAACGCCAACGACCTCTCGCGCTTCACGGCCGCGACCTTCCAGGAGATATACGCCTCGCACATCCTGGAGCATCTCGACTACCAGCGCGAGCTGCTCTCGACGCTCAAGGAGTGGCACAGGGTACTGAAGCCGTTTGGAACGCTTTACCTGAGCGTTCCGGACCTCGATGTCCTGGCGCGACTGCTGCTCGACAAGGAGAGGCTGAACGTCGACGACCGCTTTGCCGTCATGCGCATCATGTTCGGCGGGCACATGAACCAGCACGATTTCCACGCCACCGGGTTGAACGAGGACTTCCTCACCTATTTCCTCAACGAGGCCGGGTTCCTGATGCCGCGCAGGGTGGAGAGGCTCGAAATGTTCCGGGACACCAGCAGCATGGAGTTCAAGGGGGAGTTGATCAGTCTGAACATGGTGGCCAGGAAACTGCCGGGGTAA
- a CDS encoding FkbM family methyltransferase — MSFALHQMLQDLPLIDILDVGAMSLGGASAYQQLVHHGKTRVIGFEPGQEECRKLNEKMGPPHIFFPFFIGDGKPATYYETNEVMTGSLYRPNTRLLEKFQNLAELTVPVRTHEVETRRLDDIEGIGSVDFIKMDVQGSELNVFKGASKVLESALVIQVEVEFVELYQGQPMFGDVDQYLRGKGYQFHTFLGFGKRCFKPLVVNDNINDGLNQYLWSDAIYVKDWMRLENLSTVQLKKYAVLLHDLFRSADLCHLLLSTVDGREGTGLAGRYLQMCSGR; from the coding sequence ATGAGTTTCGCGTTGCACCAGATGCTGCAGGATTTGCCTTTAATCGACATCCTCGATGTGGGGGCGATGTCGCTTGGGGGAGCCTCCGCTTACCAGCAGCTCGTCCACCACGGGAAGACGCGAGTCATCGGCTTCGAGCCGGGCCAGGAGGAGTGCAGAAAGCTCAACGAAAAGATGGGGCCTCCGCACATCTTCTTCCCCTTTTTCATCGGCGACGGCAAACCCGCGACCTATTACGAGACCAACGAGGTCATGACCGGCTCGCTGTACCGGCCAAACACCCGGCTTTTGGAAAAGTTCCAGAACCTGGCCGAGCTGACGGTACCGGTGCGTACCCACGAGGTCGAGACCAGAAGGCTGGACGACATCGAAGGGATCGGCAGCGTCGACTTCATCAAGATGGACGTGCAGGGGAGCGAGTTGAACGTGTTCAAAGGGGCTTCCAAGGTGCTGGAATCGGCGCTGGTGATACAGGTCGAAGTGGAGTTTGTCGAGCTGTACCAGGGACAGCCGATGTTCGGCGACGTCGACCAGTACCTGCGCGGCAAGGGGTACCAGTTCCACACCTTCCTCGGGTTCGGCAAGCGCTGCTTCAAGCCCCTGGTGGTCAACGACAACATAAACGACGGCCTGAACCAGTACCTTTGGAGCGACGCCATCTACGTGAAGGACTGGATGCGGCTGGAAAACCTCTCCACGGTGCAGCTTAAGAAATACGCGGTACTTTTGCACGACCTGTTCAGGTCCGCCGATCTCTGCCACCTGCTGCTCTCTACCGTCGACGGCAGGGAGGGGACCGGCCTCGCCGGCCGCTACCTGCAGATGTGCAGCGGCCGCTGA